Part of the Synechococcus sp. HK01-R genome is shown below.
GGCGTGGCGGGAACGCTGGCGAGAATGGCGAGGTCGTGACGCAGGGCGGTGGTGCGGGCGAGGTCGTTCCAGGGAATCGAATCAGATCCGAGCGAGTGGGCCAGGTCGGGGGCGTTCTGCTCAAGGAAGGCATAGGCCGGCGCCAGAGCCCGCATCAAGGCCGCCAGCTGGCGGGGGGAGGCGTCACCGGCGAGCAGGGCCCTGGAGAAGCTCATGCCTTCGGCCTTGTGATGGGCCTTGCCGATCCGGCTATGCAACTTGCGCACTCTGGGGCCAAAGCCGCGACGCATGTCGGCATCGGCGGGATTGGCGTGATCAGAGATCGAGTGGCTGGCGGTCATGGCAATCAAGCGACCAATGTAAAAACAGTAATACGTTGCCGTTATGACGTGGTTCAATGGTTCTGGTTTGTTGTGTGTCTTCATGGTTCTCGCCTCTCAGGGCTCCTCCTCAGGTCTGCAGGCGTTGATCGCCCGCGTCGGGCGTCTCAGTGGTGATGGTCAGTTGCGCGAACTGATCAAGGAACGCCACGCCCATTCCTCCCCCAGCGATGCCGGGATCTGGTACCTGCCCGAGGCCTGGTCCGAGGCGGTGTTCGGCGTGGCAGGTCGGGAGGCCGTGGTCGTGCAGGACCCGAGCGTCGCCACCTGGTTGGAGCTGCGCTTCGGCGTCACCCCCCAACCCCTGTCGCTCGAACCGGAGTGGCTCAATCGCAATGCCAGCGGGCTGCCGCCGGCGGCAGCCCCTGTGGCCCTGGATTAATCAGGCTTG
Proteins encoded:
- a CDS encoding biliverdin-producing heme oxygenase yields the protein MTASHSISDHANPADADMRRGFGPRVRKLHSRIGKAHHKAEGMSFSRALLAGDASPRQLAALMRALAPAYAFLEQNAPDLAHSLGSDSIPWNDLARTTALRHDLAILASVPATPASAAAAIWMEQLHLLAREAPHRLMAHVYVRYGGDLSGGQQLATQANAILQKAALPALSFWSFSAPITELKLALHDGFEEMELSAAEEEELLDEAVQAFDATQALLAELTQLD